From a single Triplophysa rosa linkage group LG1, Trosa_1v2, whole genome shotgun sequence genomic region:
- the LOC130559267 gene encoding troponin I, fast skeletal muscle-like gives MSEKKMTSSRRNHLKSLLLQIAHGLLEEEAAEAEQERERYMEENCPALSLPGSMQELQELCKKMHHLIDVVDEQRYDMESKVVKSNKEIEDLKIKVQDLKGKFKKPVLKKVRMSADAMLQALLGSKHKVSLDLRANLKQVKKEVKEEEKEAVGDWRKNIEDKAGMDGRKKMFESEA, from the exons ATGTCTGA aaaaaagATGACATCCAGTCGTAGGAACCATTTGAAG AGCTTGTTGCTCCAGATTGCTCATGGACTTTTAGAGGAAGAGGCGGCTGAGGCCGAacaggaaagagagagatacaTGGAGGAGAACTGCCCTGCACTTTCACTGCCTGGAAGCATGCAAGAATTACAG GAACTGTGTAAGAAGATGCACCATCTGATTGATGTCGTTGATGAACAAAGATACGATATGGAGAGCAAAGTGGTCAAATCAAACAAGGAG ATTGAGGATCTGAAGATCAAGGTTCAGGACCTGAAAGGTAAATTCAAGAAGCCTGTTTTGAAGAAAGTGCGTATGTCTGCTGATGCCATGCTGCAGGCGTTGCTGGGCTCTAAGCACAAAGTGTCCCTGGACCTGAGAGCCAACCTGAAACAGGTCAAGAAAGAGGTCAAGGAGGAG GAGAAGGAGGCGGTGGGAGATTGGCGTAAGAACATTGAGGATAAGGCTGGTATGGATGGCAGGAAGAAGATGTTTGAGTCCGAGGCCTAA
- the LOC130559287 gene encoding troponin I, fast skeletal muscle-like: MSEKKMTSSRRHQLKSLILAIAKDLMEAEVKQTQQDRMSYMEEKCPALSLPSSMQELQDLCKQLHQKVDVVDEERYDLASKVAKSDKEIEDLKIKVQDLKGKFKKPVLKKVRMSADAMLQALLGSKHKVSMDLRANLKQVKKEVKEENKEAVGDWRKKIDEQADMGGRKKMFESEA, translated from the exons ATGTCTGA AAAAAAGATGACATCGAGCCGCAGGCATCAACTCAAG AGTTTGATCCTGGCTATAGCCAAAGACCTGATGGAGGCAGAGGTAAAGCAGACACAGCAAGACAGAATGAGTTATATGGAGGAGAAATGCCCCGCTCTCTCTTTGCCTAGTTCTATGCAGGAATTACAG GATCTGTGCAAACAGCTCCATCAGAAGGTCGATGTGGTGGATGAGGAGAGATATGACTTGGCTTCCAAAGTGGCAAAGAGTGATAAAGAG atTGAGGATCTGAAGATCAAGGTTCAGGACCTGAAAGGTAAATTCAAGAAGCCTGTTTTGAAGAAAGTGCGTATGTCTGCTGATGCCATGCTGCAGGCGCTGCTGGGCTCTAAGCACAAAGTGTCTATGGATCTCAGAGCCAACCTGAAACAGGTCAAGAAAGAGGTCAAGGAGGAG AACAAGGAGGCTGTAGGTGACTGGCGTAAGAAAATCGATGAACAGGCCGACATGGGCGGCAGGAAAAAGATGTTTGAATCCGAGGCTTAA